The following coding sequences are from one uncultured Desulfobacter sp. window:
- a CDS encoding NAD-dependent malic enzyme: MEINHYEFGYGKYGETNGVTINLRGFDILLFNNICKGTAFTLEDRRKLKLFGYLPPRVKTLEEQVKSSLKIVEDKETDIEKYIYIRSLFDRNVVLAHAVIGSDVTRFLPIIYTPTVGFACQRYSAMFRRANGIHFCPGNIDDAEFILSHYTDKDIRVAVVTDNQGILGIGDQGAGGIPICLGKLMLYTQGAGIAPWHCLPISLDLGTDNQELLDDPNYLGWRERRLTGDAYDQFVEKFVTAFKKVFPRALCQWEDFSKQNAFSVRDKYLNQVISFNDDIQGTGSITLAGILAAMKSKHEKMTDQVYLVNGAGAGGVGIAEQIRTELMAQGMDESSATARIFTMDSKGVVTSDRDLEPYKRAFAKDSSALTWIKSKEDNTLLNAIKHERVTVLIGTSGQSGSFTQQVVNAVSRNTLRPVVLPLSNPTSNSEALPADIYQWTDGKALVATGSPFDDVIHDGKSYRIGQMNNAFVFPGVGLGIVASGASQVLPVFFSAAAHAVAEFVSERDLRDGILCPPLDQLAEVSLEVAKRVGAEAIKAGVAQNDCAFSTFKHQGDETRLFELIENMRWKPAYL, encoded by the coding sequence ATGGAAATCAATCATTACGAGTTTGGGTACGGAAAATACGGAGAAACAAACGGCGTTACCATCAATTTAAGGGGATTTGACATCCTTTTGTTCAATAACATATGCAAAGGGACCGCCTTTACCCTGGAAGACCGCAGGAAATTAAAGCTTTTCGGCTATCTGCCCCCACGGGTGAAAACCCTTGAAGAGCAGGTGAAAAGCAGTTTGAAAATTGTAGAAGATAAAGAGACTGATATTGAAAAATACATTTATATCAGAAGTCTTTTTGACAGAAACGTGGTTCTTGCCCATGCGGTAATCGGCTCGGATGTTACCCGTTTTCTGCCCATTATTTATACCCCCACAGTGGGGTTTGCCTGCCAGCGGTATTCTGCCATGTTCAGACGGGCCAACGGCATTCATTTTTGCCCCGGCAATATTGATGATGCCGAATTTATTCTTTCACATTATACAGACAAAGACATCCGGGTGGCCGTAGTCACGGACAACCAGGGGATTCTGGGCATCGGCGACCAGGGCGCAGGAGGCATCCCCATCTGCCTTGGCAAACTCATGCTTTACACCCAGGGCGCCGGCATCGCCCCCTGGCATTGTTTGCCCATTTCGCTTGATTTGGGAACGGACAACCAGGAGCTGCTGGATGATCCCAACTACCTGGGCTGGCGGGAACGAAGGCTGACCGGCGACGCCTATGATCAGTTCGTTGAAAAATTTGTAACGGCCTTTAAAAAAGTGTTTCCCCGCGCCCTTTGCCAATGGGAGGATTTCTCCAAACAAAACGCTTTTTCCGTCCGGGATAAATACTTAAACCAGGTTATCTCATTTAACGACGATATCCAGGGGACAGGCTCCATCACCCTGGCCGGTATCCTTGCCGCCATGAAATCCAAACATGAAAAAATGACAGATCAGGTTTACCTGGTCAATGGCGCCGGGGCCGGTGGTGTGGGCATTGCCGAACAGATCCGGACGGAGCTTATGGCCCAGGGTATGGATGAGTCATCGGCCACGGCCCGGATTTTTACCATGGATTCCAAGGGCGTTGTTACCAGTGACAGAGATCTTGAACCCTATAAACGGGCGTTTGCCAAGGACTCTTCTGCCTTGACCTGGATAAAATCCAAAGAAGATAACACCCTGCTCAATGCCATTAAGCATGAACGGGTTACGGTGCTCATCGGCACATCGGGCCAGAGTGGTTCTTTTACGCAGCAGGTTGTCAATGCCGTGAGCCGCAACACCCTGCGCCCTGTGGTGCTTCCCTTGAGCAACCCCACAAGCAACTCTGAAGCCCTGCCGGCCGACATTTATCAATGGACTGACGGAAAGGCCCTTGTGGCAACCGGGTCTCCATTTGACGATGTCATCCACGACGGCAAATCATACCGCATCGGCCAGATGAATAATGCCTTTGTATTTCCAGGTGTAGGGCTTGGGATTGTGGCGTCGGGTGCCTCTCAAGTGCTGCCGGTGTTCTTTTCGGCCGCGGCCCATGCCGTAGCTGAATTTGTCAGTGAACGGGACCTCCGTGACGGCATTTTATGCCCGCCCTTGGACCAGCTTGCCGAGGTATCCCTTGAGGTGGCAAAACGGGTGGGGGCCGAAGCCATCAAAGCCGGGGTGGCACAAAATGATTGTGCGTTTTCAACATTCAAGCACCAGGGCGATGAAACAAGGCTGTTTGAATTGATTGAAAATATGCGCTGGAAGCCTGCCTATTTATAA
- a CDS encoding transglutaminase family protein — MLSSKSWIFILKNQGSKARYCLFGVSNQVVLIAATVRQVKLGSPKGGDVTSGFHCWAEFYLPGTGWVMVDPAAQASGKMLDYFDGKSFTYQVTFKMD; from the coding sequence GTGCTTTCATCAAAAAGCTGGATTTTTATATTAAAAAATCAGGGAAGTAAAGCCAGATATTGCCTTTTTGGGGTGTCTAATCAAGTTGTCTTAATTGCAGCGACTGTCAGACAGGTAAAATTAGGATCTCCCAAAGGCGGGGATGTGACCAGCGGATTTCACTGCTGGGCAGAATTTTACCTGCCGGGCACCGGATGGGTCATGGTGGATCCGGCAGCACAGGCAAGCGGTAAGATGCTTGATTATTTTGATGGAAAATCCTTTACCTATCAGGTGACATTTAAAATGGATTAA